The DNA sequence GGACTGGGCCAGGACCGGAGCATTTACCAGCAAGCCGGAAACATACCGCCCCAGGATCCCGAAGGCGCTGTCCACATAGCCCCCAAGAACATTATTGCCGAGACCCATTGTGATCTGATACAGCAAAAACATCATTACAAAGAACAAAGGAATCCCGATCCATTTATTTGTCACAACCCTGTCAATCATTTCTGTCAGATCTCTTTGCGGAGGCGTTTCCCTACGAACACAATCCCTAATGATTTGGCCAATAAAGGTATAACGCTGGTCTGCCAGATAGATTCCGGGCTCAAGACCAAAACGGCTCGTTATCCTGTCTTTTTCCTTGTCAGCCAGTTTTTCCAGGGTAGGACAACCTGCTATTTGCGTTCGAGCAAACGCCTCATCCTCCAGCAGCCTGACAGCCGCCAAGTTCGCCGATTCTTTACCAGCAATACCTTCTTGGACCAGGGCCTCAGCCAAAGCTCCAGATTCCCGGTTCATCGTTTGCCAATAGTCTGGCTGGACGGGCCGGCCTGGTTTTACTTTCATTGCCGCTGAAGTCTCCAGCAGCTCCCGAATCCCTTTGTTCTTCGTTGCCACTGTAGTGACAACCGGTACGCCAAGAACATCTCCAAGTTTCGCTGTATTGATGAAAATATTCTTTTTCACTGCTTCATCTGTCATATTCAAAGCAATGATTACATTCGTATCCATCTCAATCAGCTGTAACGTGAAATAAAGATTCCTCTCCAGATTTGCTGAGTCAATCACGTTCACAACAACATCGGGTTTTTCCTGCAAAATATAGTTTACCGCAACCATTTCATCTTCCGAACTGGCGGAAAGACTATACGCCCCGGGTAAGTCAATTACGCTGATCTCATTCCCGCTGAACCTGACCGTACCTTCTTTTTTCTCAACGGTTACTCCCGGCCAATTGCCAACATGCTGCCTCGATCCTGTCAACGCATTAAAAATGCTTGTTTTCCCGCAGTTTGGGTTTCCAACAAGAGCTATCGTAAAATTCTTTACCATCTGTTTATCCTTCCCCTGAAACACTTGCGATTAAGCATTTCATACAATATTTGTTTCAATATTTATTGCTGTATATTGCCCTTTAAACAAGGTATAATTTGCGGTGTTCATCATTCGTAATTAAAGACTATATATGATAGTGATTATGATTATCATTTAAAAACCAAAAGTAGGGAGGCAGATTGCTATTATCTGTTTCAAATCTTCTCAACCTGAATTTTCCTGGCGTCGCTTTTACGGATAGCCAGATGATATCCTCTCAGATTAATCTTCATAGGGTCCCCCAACGGAGCTTGGCCGTCAACTTTAAATTCTGTCCCTTTGACCAGGCCCATATCTGTCAGTTTTTTTCTTAATACGGCATCCATGTGTATATTGACAATTCTGGCATTCGAGTTTACGGGTATCTTGTCCATTGTAAGGAAGGTAGCGTCCATTGCAGTCTCCTTATGAATTTTAAAAAATTTGATATTTTGTTCAAATGTCACAATAATTTTGATAATGATTATCGAATTCATATTATTAATATAACGTTTATTGCTCAAAATGTCAATTCGTATCTTCCTATTCAAGTATTGCGCTTTTTATCCTGAGCTTTTTATTGAAATATGCTGAAATAAAATGATATACTTAAATAACCCTTTTTTCAGGGAGTATTTAACTTTACAGGAGGCTGATCTTCCTTTGAATTATTCCGTCTATCTGGTGATCGGTTTAGGCGGCGCACTTGGAGCTATTGCCCGTTATGTACTTTCCACCTGGATTTATCAAAAATATTTTTATACCTTTCCCTGGGGGACCTTCGTCGTCAATATGCTGGGGTGTTTTGTTCTGGGTATTGTCTATGTACTAGGAGTTGAAAACCTGGTGACCAGCCCAAATACCCGTTTATTTATA is a window from the Dehalobacter sp. DCA genome containing:
- the crcB gene encoding fluoride efflux transporter CrcB, with the protein product MNYSVYLVIGLGGALGAIARYVLSTWIYQKYFYTFPWGTFVVNMLGCFVLGIVYVLGVENLVTSPNTRLFISVGFLGAFTTFSTLSLETLNLIKSGEIIVAVLNGLGSMLVGLIAVWLGMSLTQLLIK
- a CDS encoding FeoA family protein, which gives rise to MDATFLTMDKIPVNSNARIVNIHMDAVLRKKLTDMGLVKGTEFKVDGQAPLGDPMKINLRGYHLAIRKSDARKIQVEKI
- the feoB gene encoding ferrous iron transport protein B, translating into MVKNFTIALVGNPNCGKTSIFNALTGSRQHVGNWPGVTVEKKEGTVRFSGNEISVIDLPGAYSLSASSEDEMVAVNYILQEKPDVVVNVIDSANLERNLYFTLQLIEMDTNVIIALNMTDEAVKKNIFINTAKLGDVLGVPVVTTVATKNKGIRELLETSAAMKVKPGRPVQPDYWQTMNRESGALAEALVQEGIAGKESANLAAVRLLEDEAFARTQIAGCPTLEKLADKEKDRITSRFGLEPGIYLADQRYTFIGQIIRDCVRRETPPQRDLTEMIDRVVTNKWIGIPLFFVMMFLLYQITMGLGNNVLGGYVDSAFGILGRYVSGLLVNAPVLAQSFVSDALIGGVGSVLVFVPMMFTMYFLISFLEDSGYMARAAYVMDRLMNAVGLHGKTAVAMIVGSGCNVAGIMSTRTLDSRKDRMIGILISPFISCSARLPVYALFAGAFFRGKTIGIIPLAGLVIFSLYLLGIMVAVAAGKILSETLFKQEKSYFVMELPPYRLPTLKSLIRHMWEKTESFVRKAGTVILGIVVLIWILSVFPIGVEPGSTESLLGKLGAVIAPVLFPAGFGSWQASVALLVGVGAKEAIIATFGLVYGTGEGMLGTVLAQHFTPLSAYAFMVMTLLYSPCAATIGIIKKETNSVKWTLFSVLYSLIIGWIAAVLIFQLGSLFI